A single region of the Thioalkalivibrio nitratireducens DSM 14787 genome encodes:
- a CDS encoding DoxX family protein: MNSPILDDAGKLILRLGFGVLFLLHGIHKVMHGIDGIEQMVVVNAGLPAELAYGIFIGEVLAPILIIIGWHARIGAVLTAITMAFAFHLAHSHELLELTAHGGWQLELQGMFLLASIAIALSGPGRFSINGR, encoded by the coding sequence ATGAATTCCCCAATACTCGACGATGCCGGCAAACTGATCCTGCGCCTCGGATTCGGCGTGCTGTTCCTGCTGCATGGCATCCACAAGGTGATGCATGGCATCGACGGCATCGAACAGATGGTGGTGGTGAACGCCGGCCTGCCGGCGGAACTGGCCTACGGGATCTTCATTGGCGAGGTGTTGGCACCCATCCTGATCATCATCGGCTGGCATGCGCGGATCGGCGCGGTCCTGACCGCGATCACGATGGCATTCGCGTTCCATCTCGCGCATTCGCACGAGCTCCTCGAGCTCACCGCACACGGCGGCTGGCAGCTCGAGCTGCAGGGGATGTTCCTGCTGGCGAGTATCGCGATCGCGCTGAGCGGACCGGGACGTTTCAGCATCAACGGACGCTGA